DNA sequence from the Pelecanus crispus isolate bPelCri1 chromosome 4, bPelCri1.pri, whole genome shotgun sequence genome:
ATGGATCTTTGGTAAGTGACTGATAGCATGCTGAATTAATACTAATGAAACATTACTGATCCACGTagctattaaatattaattactaTAAACTTGGTATAGATAATTCCATTAGACATAAACCGTTgtccaagtctgagactaagattggacctagctgcatGTAAGCTCCatcaggagtttagaaagcaagggggtccatttTGAATCTCGGGACTCAATGACAGGGCCTTCCCTACCCTTTTCATCTCCAGTCTCtgtgtgaatcattctaactcgatTCTAACtcaaatttcctttcttccatgcagtaattaataaagtgaaccttgccatcaaaCTTATTGAACCTTGGTAAACCACTGTAAAACTCTGTTGAATGCCATCGAATTTATTGAACCCTGCCAAATTATTATTCTACCTCAATAAAGcatattgctgcttctctcttttgagTGAGGTGCATTCCACTCTTTTGAGACACCATGGCAAAGTGGGACCTGTCCCTGGGTTTCACAGGGTGTGACGCCAAGCGGTTCTGGGGATGCACCTCCTCTTCAGAGCCCCACCTTTGGGTGGGGGTCCCTATCCCATTGCAGCCCCCAATTTCCCCAAGCCTCCAACTTTCTACCCCACATGTACAGCAGCATTGCTCCCCTCCAGACAGATGAGGCAGCCAGCAGTGCCATCTACCCCagcccttctccttcccccacccaAAGCATGTCCAGGATCCCTTCAAGTGCTGCCATCACCATTTGTATATGGCTTGGGGTGCCTTGGGGTAGATTCATATCATTCCTGCAGGAACGGTGGGCAAAACAGTGTGGGGAATGCAGTTCTGGGCAAAATCTCCTCATCCTTACAGGATTTCTCCTTAAGGTCGAAGAGGAACATGGGGAGGATCCGCTTGCCACAGTGGCTTCTATTGAGCTGATTTAGGTTCACATCCTGTCACAAGTGGCTGATTACATTTGCACCTTTTGTTGTCCCGCAAAGCCCAGAGTCGGGCTCTAAAATACTGTTGATAACTCAGTGTCTTTTACCTGACCCAGGAGGGAGATGCTTTAGATAGAAATGTTATTAATGATGCAGCTGCATGGCTCAGAAAGTGGAGACATCTCAGACTTCAGCTGAATAATTAAATTCCATCAATCGGACTTTCCAGGGCCACTATTTAGTAACTCCAAATGCAATTGTGGTATATAATGGAATCCACTGAAATgggattaatttatttttctcttttttttttaaacaaaatgctttaTAGCATTGCTGGCAATTTTACAGCCACCTGCCTCTCAGCCCCAGCTGATGGCAGCTAAGAGAGGGGCTTGAGGTGGTTTCCGAATATTTTTAAGCTCCAACAAATAGGGAATGGCTCCAAAACCAGCATCCAGCATGCTAGTGCTTATGTTTAATGGACCTGTAGTATGCTGACAAGTAAATCAAGAGGAAGTGAGGACGTCCTGTTTGGAGAAACACATCTCCTCTGCCTAGGCAGATAGGAAGACAAGGGATCATCTAGATCTGTAGCAAAAGCTACAttttctgagaaacaaaatcttccctttccccagaaAGTATCTCGCTCACAACTGGCAGCTTTAACCATGGTGAATGTGTTGAAGAAGGTGAGACACACCATCCCTGGCTGTTTGAAGTTACAGAGTTGCACACCCATGCAAGTATAGTAGGATAAAGTAAGGTTCATGGGAAAGCACCAGAGCTTTCCTCCTTGGACAACCTCTGAGCAGCACTGGGGACGTCTTTGTGCCAGCATGCTGTTCATCATGTTTTTTCTGGCTAAGCTTCATTCACCACCTACAGGAGCTCATCAAAGCTTGACTAGTGCTGCATGACTTTTCTCCCACTCTTCACTACCTTGGGGAGGCattcagctcctgctgctttgcataTTTTGTGATAGGGGTTTTGACAGTCAAAACTGTCCTGCTTAGGCCAGCTCCTCCCTGGCTGTCCTTGCATGCTGTCAGAAAGATGTGTTTAATACAGGCCATGACCTCTAGTAGCAGGCAAACAGAGATAAGCGCTTCTCTCCCTGGTATTTTTCAGCTTGCTGAGTCAAGCAGCTGCTTGAAGCATCCCCGGTGGAGTGGTTTGTCCAGTTTTCCCGTGGGAAGCAAGAGGATAGTGCAGAGTGGCAGCCTTTTGGATTACACTTGCTGCAGATCATAGAGCAACTGGGAGCCTGCCTTGGCTTCAGAGAGGATCTGCAGTGCCCATGGGCATCATGGGGTGGGTAGCCCCCAATAAAGATGCTGCTTTCTTTGTCTTTACCTGCACAAGGcacagggaggaagaaaaatagctcCAAATTTGATGCCAGAGTCAATCTTCCCTGCAGAGAACTTTTCTTCCTAGAAACGTCATCTTGCTTTAAAAACCTGATTTTGGTAGCGACAGGCTGAGCAGCTTTGCATGTAGAGTTGGAAATGAAACCATCGACCTGGTATCACAAACAATTGGGCAAGACGGTGGGAGAAGAGAATTACTCTTTCCCCAGATGGAATTGAATGTGCTACTTTTGAAGTGGGGAGAGTGCCTCTTTCGGCACGCAGAGAACGGCTACTTCCCCAGCCAtcttcaggaaaagcaaagacacAAAAACTGGGTTAGCCCAAATAAAAGATGTACTGACCCAATGCAGGGatgctctgaaaataaatgaggGCAAGCCTGGAAACTAGCTCTAGATGGGCACAATTTAGCAAGAGGCCATGAAGTAGCTCTGTTTCCCAGGGGGAGGATCTGACACCAGCCAAGCAGGaaggatagaatcatagaatcatagaatcgtctaggttggaaaagacctttaagatcatccagtccaaccattaacctacactaccaagcccacctaaaccaatcaagggtagactagactaaaccatatcctgaagtgccacatctacctgttttttgaacacttccagggatggtgactccaccacctccctgggcagcctgttccaatgcttgaccaccctttccataaagaaatttttcctaatttctagcctaaacctcccctggcgcagcttgagcccatttcctctcgtcctatggctagctacttgggagaagagaccaacacccacctcactactacctcctttcaggatGGGAAGAGCTTTATCCCCAGGTTTAGTCCGTCTCAGCAAAGCCTCCCGGATCACTAGTATCCCTGCATACCTGCTCCCCCAGAGCCCTGGAGCCAAACCATGGGCCCAGACCCCGGGACTGCCTCTGCTGGCTTTGGGCAGCTCCTGAGCCCCGCTGGGAGCTGGGTCTTACCTTCACACAGCCATGCTTTCTCCCAGGCCTGTGGGCTTTCCTCCCTGTCCTTTGCATCCTTTGACTTTACCAGCCAACACTGCAATTTTTTCCCTACCCAGGGGTGACCTCATGCTAGAAAGGCATTTAGCAGAAATCTGGTGAAGGTTTGTTAGGACTCAGAGGGCCTGAAGAGATGATTTTGCCCCTGCTTGTCTGTTACTGATGGGAAAGACAGGAACTGAACCTGAGCCTTTGCAATTTGTAGTTTTAGTAATTGGTAAATTTAGTAATTTACTGCAGTGACTATAGCTCCGCACCGGGTCAGTTCTCTCCAAGCGGGAGCATGGTTAGATGCACAGGGCCATTCAAAAGAGAAGGCGTCGTTCTTGTGAGGGCTCTCTGCAACAAAGAAGAGAATAAAGGCTGTGAAACTGGTTGCCCTGTGGCccacttttcatttcaaatgcttttctttctcttcgTGGCTCTGAAACAATAGCTTACAGCATGCTTTAATGGTAGCTGTTACAACATGAGAAGGTGGAAGTGGCTGTTCGCAGGCCCCCAAAGCACGCTGGAGTATTCGGTGCTGTACAAAGACAGTGACATTTTGGCCACAGTGCGTCACTGGCGTTTGTAAGGGTAAGGTCACGCAACTCGGGAGACCCGAGTGGCCGCAGCCTTCGCCAGCCTGCCTCGCAGCCCCGCTGTAAACCGGCTCCGTTTCCCCCCTGTAGCAGTGGTGCAAATTCCCAGGCATGTTCCTCTGAGCCCTAGGAGCAAAGCTTGGCTGAGGATCCTGAAGAAGGCAGCGTTTAGGATCTGGCCAGATGTatgcagcaaaggaaacaaagcgCGGCAGGAAGGTGGCAGAGTTGCTCTGGCTAACCAGAGGGTCACGGGCTTTCGCACCCCTCCAACTCGGAAACGCACTGATTTGATGGGAAGCACGGTTAATCCCGGTTTCTCGCAGGGCTGGATGCAAAACCAGCCTTTGCCTGGTGCAGAAACGACGCGGAGACCAGCAGTACGACAGCGTGTGCTGTTACTGCGCGGGGGTGAGCTGCGCCCTGCGAGCCGCGGGGCTCGCAGacctggcagccagcccaggGGCAGGCCGAGCCCCCGGGGCGGTGCCGCTGGCACACACCGGGGCCCCGGGGACGCGCCGGGGGGCTCCCagcgccccgccggcggcccccgAGGGGCCgtggggaggcggcggggccgctctCCCGGGCCGCGCCAGACGGCGCAAGGGGCAGGAGCCGCAGGCTGGGAGGCTCAGGCCGGAGGCAGGGGCCCTTCCTCCGCGGGAGGAGCGGCCGGtgcccggcgggcgggggttTCCaggccggccggggcggggtgTCCCGGCGCCGGCTGTCCCCGCGGCATGGGCCGGCtgcccccggcgcggcgctggcggggccggctgcccccgcgggcggtgcggggcgggcCGTGCCCGCGTCCCGCCCCCGGCGGGGCGgtggcagcggcggcggcggcggcggcggctaCGTGCGCGGGGCGGTGCGGCCGGCAGTGCCGGCGCGGAGCCCCGAGCCCGCCGCGCCCATGGcgagcagcagcggcggcggcaggtaGGGCGGGGGGCCCGCTCCCCCGGCCATGGCGCAGACGGAGCCCCCGAAGGCGGTGCGGCTGTGGCGCGACGCCGCCCTGCGCGCACGGAagctgcggggcggccccggcgagCCCGAGCCCGAGCCGGAGCCGGacgcggggccgccgggggggccgccgccgccgccccccgccgccgccgccgcgcctcGCCGCCCacccccggcggcggcggcggcggcggccctgggggagctggaggcgCTGAACCTGAGCGGGcgggggctggaggagctgcccgAAGAGGTGGGCGCCGCCCTGAGCGGGCTGCGGGTGCTCAGCCTGCGGCGCAACCGGCTGggccgcctgcccgccgccgccctgcgcCACCTGGGCCGCCTGGCCGAGCTCGACCTCAGCCACAACCGGCTGCGGGGCCTGGGGGACGGCGGGGCgctggcggggctgcggggcctgCGCAAGCTCAGCCTCAGCCACAACGAGCTGGGCGCCGAGGGCCCGGGCCTGCCCCCCCGCCTCGCCGAGCTGGGCCGCCTCGAGGAGCTCGACCTCAGCTTCAACCGCCTGCGCCGCCTGCCCGAGGGCCTGGGCCGCCTGCGGCACCTCCGCGCCCTCGACGTCGACCACAACCTGCTGCCCTCCTTCCCCGCCCCGCTGCTGGAGCTGGCCGCCCTGGAGGAGCTCGACTGCTCCGGCAACCGCCAGCTCGGGGCCCTGCCCGAGGGCATCGCCGCCCTCCGCCGCCTCAAGATCCTCTGGCTGAGCGGCACCGGGCTGGCGGCCCTGCCCGAGGGCCTCTGCCAGCTGAGCGCCCTCGAGAGCCTCATGCTGGACGGCAACCGGCTGCGGGCCCTGCCCGCTGGCTTCGGCAGCCTGCAGCGGCTCAAGATGCTCAACCTCTCCTCCAATCTGCTGGGGGAGTTCCCCGCTGCCATCTTGGCGTTGCCCAGCCTGGAGGAGCTGTACCTGAGCCGCAACCAGCTCACCCTGCTGCCCCCTCACCTCTGTCAGCTCCGCCAGCTCCGCACCCTCTGGCTGGACAACAACCGCATCCGCTACCTGCCTGACTCCATTGTGCTCCTCCACAGCTTGGAGGAGCTGGTCCTGCAAGGCAACCAGATCGCCATCCTGCCCGAGGGCTTCGGGCAGCTCTCTCGCATCACCTTGTGGAAGATCAAAGACAACCCCCTCATCCAGCCCCCCTACGAGGTGTGCATGAAAGGCATCCCCTACATCGCAGCCTACCAGCAGGAGCTGGCCCACTCCCAGCCTGCCCTCAAACCCCGCCTCAAGTTGGTCCTCATGGGCCTAAAGGATGCGGGAAAGACCCTGCTGAGACGATGTCTCATGGAGGAGGATGGGCAGAGGGAGGACATGGGAAGTCTGGAGGCAGGGAGCGCCCAGCCCAGAGGgtgccctgggcagcagcaggacattGGGAGAGTGCCAGTTGGGTGCTGCCCCTTCCCGGAGCCTCAGGATGCTTCCTCAGCATGGGTACCTGCCACGCAGCAGCTGGAACGTTTCCCTGTTGAGCGGCAGGACATCCCTTCTCACGTGCCCCCTCACCGAATGAAAGGGGAAATGGCGTGCCCTGCACCATCGCTGACACCGGATGCCTCCCAGGTACCGTCAGGACTGGGACTATTGGGAGGCAGCAAGGGCATTGAGGTGATGGACTGGACAGCGGATGCAGAGAGGGGCCTGACATTCATTGTGTACGAGCTGGCGGGGGACCCAAGCTACGATGTGATCcagtctttcttcctctctcccgGAGCCTTGTACGTGCTGGTGGTGAATTTGAGTGCCTACGTACCTCAGCGCTTCTACCCCTCTGTGGGCTATTTCTTGCACTGGCTCGGTTCCAAGGTGCCCCATGCTGTGGTGTGCATGGTGGGAACCCATGCTGACCTCTGTGCGGAGCGGGAGTTGGAAGAGAAGTGCCTGGACATCCATCACCAGATCGCTCAGCAGGAGAAGAGGGATGCTGAGGGACTCCAGAACTTGGTCCAGCAGGTAGATGAGGCTCTGGGACAGGACTTTGACCTGCGCTGCTCCAGCCCGCACGCTGCCTTTTATGGGGTCTCGGACAAGAACTTGCGGCGAAAAAAAGCCCAGTTTCAGTACCTTCTCAACCACCGCCCGCAGATCCTCTCTCCAGTGCTGCCTTTCAGCTGCCGGGACCGTTGCCAGGTACGTCGCCTGCGGGACAAGCTCCTCTCGGTCGCTGAGCACCGGGATATCTTCCCGAACCTGCACCGGGTGTTGCCCAAATCCTGGCAagtgctggaggagctgcactTCCAGCCACAAGCTCAGCAGCTGTGGCTTAGCTGGTGGGACTCTGCCCGGTTGGGCTTGCAGGCGGGCCTAACAGAGGATCGGCTCCAGAGCGCCCTGTCCTACCTGCACGAGAGTGGGAAGCTGCTCTACTTCGAGGAGCACCTCACCTTGCGGGAGTATGTGTTCCACAACCTGCCACGGCTCATTGACATCCTCAACGTCTTCTGCCAGCGGGATGCCACTGTGCTGCTCCAGAAACTGCTTAGCGACACCCACATTGACGAACTGAGGGCCACTCAGCTCCATCATTACGTGGAGGGCTTCTTGCTGCATggcctcctccctgcccacgTTATCCGTCTCCTTCTTAAGCCCCACATCCAGAGCCGGGAGGATCTGCAGCTcatcctggagctgctggagaagatGGGGCTCTGTTACTGTGTCAACAAACCCAAATGCAAGCCCCTAAATGGGGCGGCTGCTTGGTACAAGTTTCCCTGCTACGTAAAAAATGAGGTGCCCCATGCGGAGGCATGGATCAACGGCGCCAATCTGAGCGGACAGTCCTTCGTGGTCGAGCAGCTGCAGATTGAATATAGCTTTCCGTTCATTTTCCCACCCGGCTTGTTCGCACGCTACAGTGTCCAGATTAACAGCCACGTGGTTCAGCGGTCAGATGGCAAATACCAGATCTATGCCTACCGGGGAAAGGTGCCCGTGGTGGTGAGTTACCGGCCTGCTAGGGGAACTCTGCAGCCAGATACTCTGTCTATTGCTAGTCACGCGTCCCTACCAAATATCTGGACAGCTTGGCAAGCTATTACCCCTTTAGTGGAAGAACTGAATGTCCTGCTCCAGGAATGGCCGGGCCTGTACTACACTGTGCACGTCCTCTGTTCAAAGTGCCTTAAAAGAGGGTCACCCAACCCACACACTTTTCCAGGTAAGGCACAGCCCAGCTTGCCTTTCATCTCTTCTGGGGCTTTGCCCCTTCTAGAAAGGAGTCTTACGGTGTTAGTCTTAGCTCtgtctcttcccccccccacccccgctcTAACTCCCTTCCCTGGTGACTTGAGTCATGAGAGAAAATATTAGGGTGGCTCCAAGGAGACAGGCTTAAAATAACCCTATTCTGAGATGAGGGGGTGTTGCATCCCCCTTTGTCCGtgccttttctctctgctttttgggttttggccCTGAGTATTGGCGGTGCCATTGTTGAAAAGGCCCTGACCTGTCCTCCTTGTTTTGATTCCTTTGAATGGCGCTGcgtttttttcctgatttcctttACCCTGCAGCTCCCCCTTCCTTGGGGCTATTTGTAAACACAGATAGAGATGCCTAAAAGACTGCAGGTGTCCCCCGTCCCTCCCTTCAAccctccacccccaaaaccTGGCCTGTGCTGCAGCCTCTCTGAATGCAGGAAAGCTCCTGCTGGCAGACAATGGGTGTGTTGGTCTCCATAGCTCTGTATAAAAAGCGCTTTCTTGTATCTGAGCCCTGTCTCTAGCAGGAAGCATTCCTCCCTGAAGAGAGAGGGATACTCCATCTTCTTTGTTTAAGTGGCTCACCTAGAAGTGATTCCCAGACTGTGCCTTTTGGAGCTATTCTTGAGAGcagttattttccttcctctctcccccttcATCTAATGAAAAAAGCATAATCTCTCTCCTCTAGAATGTGACTAGTCGTGGTGCTTTTTAAAGCTGTCGCCTCTAAAGTCGTGATTTTTATTGGTGGTGTTTTCCAGCAGCATCTGTTTTACTTCGTGTGTATGCAGGTACTGCCTCCTACCCTGTGTCCTCCCTCCTCCGCTGGGTTTGCTCTGGGGTTTGTGGGGGCCACAGGAAAGGTGTTTTGGTGTGTAAATCTGCATGAAATCAAAACAGACTCTGGACTGTAAGCAGCACTCtagaaatgtgcattttttacgcacacacacatacacccaTGTTGGAAGTATGTTGGAACATTCTTTACTTACAGGTAGCCTGAAATTGTGGGGGAGCCGGTGTGTGATTTGAGTTAAAGCAAGCAGTGGTGCTGAATTGGTTCATAGGCAAATGTGAATAATAAGGTGcattttggggggttgttttgatttgtggtgggggttttttggttttttttttttttctttggaccTTGAGAATACAGGGATGCTGTTTGGTCCTTGGCTAACATCCTGGCTCCGTTGATTGTATCTCCCTCTAACTGTGCTAGTTTATGTAAGAGCCGTTGGACTGGGTGGGGGTGAACCCATGCTGTGCGAGTTGCTGAGTGATATCTGCATGCTGGGTCTTGCTGCTGACACGGTGCTTGGGGCAATATTATCTGctttccaaaaaggaaaaaccctgaaaactAAAGCAAACCACAGAAcccctaaaaaaaaccccaaaaccaaccaacaaaaaaaaaaaccccaccagaaTTAGCCAAGACAGCAAACTGTATGTGCAGGTGTGATGGGTGGCTATTGAAGGTTTAGCTTGTGAATAATTCATGTCTGCAGTCCcatatctcctttttttttttttttttttttttgataaatgtTTTGTGGCTGacccttctttttccccagcgAGTAGATGATGCTTTAAAAGTGAAATGTGAAGAGGAGCCGGACTGTCTGCAGGCAATTGGCATCATTGCTGACTGGTGATGGTCAGAGCAGGTCAGAAGCATAAAGGGGACACTGAAATTGAAGGGCCTTTTCCTTTGGATTTGGCTGTGCCGTATATGTTTCCTTAGGGGTAGGAAAGGATTGCTTTCACCTGGGAGCCAAGCCGGGTGTGCTGGGAAGGTGAGGTGCGGGTAAGCAGTGCGTTGTTAGGCATGGGAGGAGCAGGGGTTCGTGTGCCAGGCCTCTGAATGCCACCCAGGTGATGCTGCCTTTGGAAAGGGGGTTGCAGCGTTTTCCAAGCTCACTAGGGGAAAAGCCAGGCCTTGCTGCCAGGGGCACAGGGCTTACTTAGGATCCCAAgtggccctgccctggggcagggggtgactGTCTTAACATGAATACTATGCAAGTCTGGGGGGGGAATAGCATGTTGAGAAGACAGATGTGTTTCAAAGGCAGGGCTGATCTGTGGAAGTGCTGAAGAGTGATTAAAGGCTGCAATTAATCAAGAAACCTATTTGTCTCCTTGGATGATGCTTAAATCTAGCCCAGCTATGACCTGGATTGTATGAAAAATGTGAACCATCATTTGGCTTGGGGAGGGCTGTATGTCTGCATTTAATCTAAAATATTCTTTGCTGTGTATCTGCTCTATGAATAAAAGACTGTTTAGGAGCCCCTAAATGGCAGTTGTGAAGCTGAAGACTTTTTCCTCCTGATTTTGTTGATCAGGAGGTGTGCATGTTTAAAGCTGTGCGGCCATGCTTGCTTTCGTGCAAGTCAATCGTGGTTGGTGTCATTTTTAACAGGGTGTAGGAAAGAGATGGGTCT
Encoded proteins:
- the MFHAS1 gene encoding malignant fibrous histiocytoma-amplified sequence 1, whose protein sequence is MAQTEPPKAVRLWRDAALRARKLRGGPGEPEPEPEPDAGPPGGPPPPPPAAAAAPRRPPPAAAAAAALGELEALNLSGRGLEELPEEVGAALSGLRVLSLRRNRLGRLPAAALRHLGRLAELDLSHNRLRGLGDGGALAGLRGLRKLSLSHNELGAEGPGLPPRLAELGRLEELDLSFNRLRRLPEGLGRLRHLRALDVDHNLLPSFPAPLLELAALEELDCSGNRQLGALPEGIAALRRLKILWLSGTGLAALPEGLCQLSALESLMLDGNRLRALPAGFGSLQRLKMLNLSSNLLGEFPAAILALPSLEELYLSRNQLTLLPPHLCQLRQLRTLWLDNNRIRYLPDSIVLLHSLEELVLQGNQIAILPEGFGQLSRITLWKIKDNPLIQPPYEVCMKGIPYIAAYQQELAHSQPALKPRLKLVLMGLKDAGKTLLRRCLMEEDGQREDMGSLEAGSAQPRGCPGQQQDIGRVPVGCCPFPEPQDASSAWVPATQQLERFPVERQDIPSHVPPHRMKGEMACPAPSLTPDASQVPSGLGLLGGSKGIEVMDWTADAERGLTFIVYELAGDPSYDVIQSFFLSPGALYVLVVNLSAYVPQRFYPSVGYFLHWLGSKVPHAVVCMVGTHADLCAERELEEKCLDIHHQIAQQEKRDAEGLQNLVQQVDEALGQDFDLRCSSPHAAFYGVSDKNLRRKKAQFQYLLNHRPQILSPVLPFSCRDRCQVRRLRDKLLSVAEHRDIFPNLHRVLPKSWQVLEELHFQPQAQQLWLSWWDSARLGLQAGLTEDRLQSALSYLHESGKLLYFEEHLTLREYVFHNLPRLIDILNVFCQRDATVLLQKLLSDTHIDELRATQLHHYVEGFLLHGLLPAHVIRLLLKPHIQSREDLQLILELLEKMGLCYCVNKPKCKPLNGAAAWYKFPCYVKNEVPHAEAWINGANLSGQSFVVEQLQIEYSFPFIFPPGLFARYSVQINSHVVQRSDGKYQIYAYRGKVPVVVSYRPARGTLQPDTLSIASHASLPNIWTAWQAITPLVEELNVLLQEWPGLYYTVHVLCSKCLKRGSPNPHTFPGELLSQPRPEGLTEIICPKNGSERVNVALVYPPTPTVISPCSK